In Erigeron canadensis isolate Cc75 chromosome 8, C_canadensis_v1, whole genome shotgun sequence, the DNA window AAAATAATGTCTAAGTTTAGTAGATGCCATGGCTAATGCAAGTATGAGTTTTTCGAGATGAGAGTACCTGGTTTCAGCATCAATTAAACTTTTACTTACGTAGTAGACGGGATTCTGTATGCTTTCAGATTCCTTTACAAGAACTGCGCTTACTGCATTTGATGATCCTACCATGTAAAGATATAAAGGCTCACCATCTTCAGGCTTCATCAGCAGCGGAGGGGTTGATAAGTACTTTTTTAATTCCTGAAAGGCCTCTTCTTGCTTTTCACCCCATTCgaatttcttattctttttcagAATATCGTAAAATTCTTTGCATTTATCTGAGGATCTTGAAATGAATCTGTTGAGAGCTGCTAATCTGCCAGTTAATCTTTGGATGTCTTTAGCATTCGACGAAGACTTCAAATTTAATATTGCTCTAATTTGCTCCGGGCTAGATTCAATTCCTCTTTTGGTGACCATATATCCTAAGAATTTTCCAGCTCCGACTCCAAAATTACACTTGGCGGGATTTAACTTCATATTGTACTTGTCTAGGATGTTGAAGGCTACTTCAAGATCCTTTAAGTGATCTTCAGCTCTCTTGGACTTTACCACCATATTGTCTATATAGACTTCCATGGTATCCCCCAGTTgatctttgaacatcatattcACTAGCCTTTGATATGTTGCACCTACATTtttaagaccaaaaggcattgcaatataacaataaatactTGTCGATGTCATGAAGGCTGTGGTTTCCTGATCTTCAGGTTCCATTTGTATCTGTTGAAATCCTGAGGAGGCATCCATGAATGTTAGCATCTCATGTCCCGAAGTTGCATCGACCATTGCATCAATATGTGGTAGTGGAAATGGATCTTTTGGACAAGCTTTGTTTAGATCAGTAAAATCTACACAAACTCtccattttccatttttcttttgtacgaCCACCACGCTTGCCAGTCATTCTGGGAATTTAACTTCTCTGATCATTTTAGCCTTTAATAATCTTTCAACATCTTCCTGGATTATAGCATTTCTTTCAGGAgcaaattttcttcttttttgctGTATAGGCTTGAAGCTTTTGTCGATTTCCAGCTTGTGTGTGATGACATCTCTTGATATTCCAGTCATATCTTCTTGTTTCAAAGCGAAAGTCTTCATTCTAGCTTTGAGGAAATCAGTAAATTTGACTTCCATATCTTTTGATATCTTTTTCCCTATTAAAACTTTAATGTTAGGATCTTCAGGAACCAAGATAACTTCCTTTACATCTTGCTCTTCTGGTTCGTCTACATCGAAGACCCTTTTCTGTAATTGCTATTGTGAAATTGGCTTTGCAGGTGACTTCATGCTGGATGTGTAACATTCTCTTGCTTCTTGCTGATCTCCCTTGACAATAACTACTCCCCAAGGTGTTGGAAGTTTAACACATTGGTGATATGTTGAAGGCACTGCCTTCATTTCGTGTATCCAGGGTCTTCCCAAGATTATGTTGCATCCTGGGTGAGAATCTACGACACAGAATTTCTGCATCGAATTCATCCCTCCAACATAAACTGGTAATTTTATTTCACCCACTGTATATTTAGTTTCCCCACTGAATCCAATCAATGGAGAAGCCTTTCCATTGATATCTTCTTCCGAGATATCCATTCTTCGTCATGTCTCCAGCAGCCCATCATGATGAGGTTCCATGATatcatcaaaatcttcttcaaaggagATAATGTCTGAGTCCGAAATTGATGCTTTCTTCACACTTCTTTCTCCTTTATCTGCTTTGCTTTGCTTTGCAAGTCTTTTTGCTACTGAATATGTTGTCCCGCACACTTCCGATCCCCCAGAGATGGTATTAATTACTTTTGCATTCGCTGGTGGGGAATCTGctttttgtgttgattttggTTTGGAAAAGTCCAAGCATTCAACATCTTTGGCCTTCTTCCTTCCAAGGAGTTCTGTCAAATATCCTTTTGCTAATAAAGTGGATATTTCTCTTCTAAACATCTTGCAATCTTCGGTGATATGGCCAAAGTCTTCATGATAAGCACACCACTGGCTAGGATctttgatgtgtaaaatctagtcttaaatttataaacaagaaataccctagaactgactactacacactctcgggcagtggacccgttcgtatgcaatatagtttaaaggtaaGTCCAGGATCAAACACAGGGACTGATTTAGAGCAAGCGAGTTTAATGCAgtttaaaaagagttttggattttaaggactcccg includes these proteins:
- the LOC122610398 gene encoding uncharacterized protein LOC122610398, translating into MDISEEDINGKASPLIGFSGETKYTVGEIKLPVYVGGMNSMQKFCVVDSHPGCNIILGRPWIHEMKAVPSTYHQCVKLPTPWGVVIVKGDQQEAREYEPEEQDVKEVILVPEDPNIKVLIGKKISKDMEVKFTDFLKARMKTFALKQEDMTGISRDVITHKLEIDKSFKPIQQKRRKFAPERNAIIQEDVERLLKAKMIREVKFPE